The Agrococcus carbonis genome has a window encoding:
- a CDS encoding quinone-dependent dihydroorotate dehydrogenase codes for MTAYDLLFRHGFTHVDPETAHHLGASAIRAIGAAAPGVRTDPRLRTRALGREFPTPFGIAAGFDKDATMIAGLGALGFGHVEVGTITAHAQPGNERPRLFRLTDDRALVNRMGFNNRGAEAAAERIAAAREARSRPVIGVNIGKSRIVDADDAAGVEQDYLRSTRLLAPVADYLAVNVSSPNTPGLRGLQEQSRLEPLLAAIRGAAGDVPVLVKIAPDLDDEQVEGIAALAARVGLSGVIATNTTISREGLRSTADAVARAGAGGLSGPPVRSRSLAVLRLLRAALPEPLEVISVGGVETADDVRERLAAGAALVQGYTGFIYRGPGWARELNRGLLAPVS; via the coding sequence GTGACCGCGTACGACCTGCTCTTCCGCCACGGCTTCACGCACGTCGACCCCGAGACCGCGCACCACCTCGGCGCGAGCGCGATCCGGGCGATCGGCGCCGCCGCGCCGGGCGTGCGCACCGACCCGCGGCTCCGCACGCGCGCCCTCGGCCGCGAGTTCCCGACGCCGTTCGGCATCGCCGCCGGGTTCGACAAGGACGCGACGATGATCGCCGGGCTCGGCGCGCTCGGCTTCGGCCACGTCGAGGTCGGCACGATCACGGCGCACGCGCAGCCCGGCAACGAGCGCCCGCGCCTGTTCCGGCTCACCGACGACCGCGCGCTCGTCAACCGCATGGGCTTCAACAACCGCGGCGCCGAGGCGGCAGCGGAGCGCATCGCCGCCGCGCGCGAGGCCCGCTCGCGCCCGGTGATCGGCGTCAACATCGGCAAGAGCCGCATCGTCGACGCCGACGACGCAGCGGGGGTCGAGCAGGACTACCTGCGCTCGACGCGGCTGCTCGCGCCGGTCGCCGACTACCTCGCCGTCAACGTCTCGTCGCCCAACACGCCGGGGCTCCGCGGCCTGCAGGAGCAGTCGCGCCTCGAGCCGCTGCTCGCCGCGATCCGCGGGGCGGCGGGCGACGTGCCCGTGCTCGTCAAGATCGCGCCCGACCTCGACGACGAGCAGGTCGAGGGCATCGCCGCGCTCGCCGCGCGCGTCGGGCTCTCGGGCGTCATCGCCACCAACACGACCATCAGCCGCGAGGGGCTGCGCAGCACGGCGGATGCGGTGGCGCGCGCCGGTGCGGGCGGGCTGTCGGGCCCGCCGGTGCGGTCGCGCTCGCTCGCGGTGCTGCGGCTGCTGCGGGCGGCGCTGCCGGAGCCGCTCGAGGTCATCTCGGTCGGCGGCGTGGAGACGGCCGACGACGTGCGCGAGCGGCTCGCCGCGGGCGCAGCGCTCGTGCAGGGCTACACGGGCTTCATCTACCGCGGGCCCGGCTGGGCGCGCGAGCTGAACCGGGGGCTGCTCGCCCCGGTCTCGTAG
- a CDS encoding DUF3043 domain-containing protein, which produces MALFSRSADDKAQPEPQPEARRTPKQSEQVARNRRPLVPEDRKEARRQVQQKMRAEREKARLGFERGEDKYLPARDKGPVRKYVRDFVDARLSIGTLAMPMMIVVLVLTFINDPQWRMIANLVLWGFVAIVVLDSVLLAWQLRRAIRAKFGEKDAKGHGWYATMRSVQLPFMRMPKPQTKLFKYPE; this is translated from the coding sequence GTGGCGCTGTTCAGCCGTTCTGCCGACGACAAGGCTCAGCCCGAGCCCCAGCCGGAGGCGCGGCGCACGCCGAAGCAGTCCGAGCAGGTCGCCCGCAACCGCCGCCCGCTCGTGCCGGAGGACCGCAAGGAGGCGCGGCGCCAGGTGCAGCAGAAGATGCGCGCCGAGCGGGAGAAGGCGCGCCTCGGCTTCGAGCGCGGCGAGGACAAGTACCTGCCGGCCCGCGACAAGGGCCCGGTGCGCAAGTACGTGCGCGACTTCGTCGACGCGCGACTGTCGATCGGCACGCTCGCGATGCCGATGATGATCGTCGTGCTCGTGCTCACGTTCATCAACGACCCGCAGTGGCGCATGATCGCCAACCTCGTGCTGTGGGGCTTCGTCGCGATCGTCGTGCTCGACTCGGTGCTGCTCGCGTGGCAGCTGCGCCGCGCGATCCGCGCGAAGTTCGGCGAGAAGGATGCGAAGGGCCACGGCTGGTACGCGACGATGCGGTCGGTGCAGCTGCCGTTCATGCGCATGCCGAAGCCGCAGACGAAGCTCTTCAAGTACCCCGAATAG
- a CDS encoding dipeptidase, which translates to MTDLSADSRALSERDQAILAAVDAGFDRALDDLRALVRIPSVAWDDYDHAHVQASAEAVAALAEGTGVFERVSIERAPIGDTDELGQPAVLAVRPAKAGRPTILLYAHHDVQPWGDEALWRTPPFEPTEIDGRLYGRGASDDKAGVITHIAAIRALAEVADPEVGLALFIEGEEEHGSRSFQRFLALHADVLSADVIVVADSDNWSTEIPSLTVALRGNVACNVRLTTLEHASHSGMFGGAVPDAMLAFSRLAATLWNADGSVAVEGLTEAELEVPEQSEQHVRDEAGTLDGVDLIGSGPVLARMWAKPSITITGIDAPSVRDASNTILPTVRFRLSARIAPGQSAADAFAALQRHIAAHAPFGAHVEYDGVDLGDPFLVDTTGWGATEAKRAMADAWGAEPVEAGIGGSIPFIADLVAQFPQAQILVTGVEDPATMAHSPNESQHLGVLRKAIAAEALLLSRASERQE; encoded by the coding sequence ATGACCGATCTCTCCGCTGACTCCCGCGCGCTCTCCGAGCGCGACCAGGCCATCCTCGCCGCCGTCGACGCCGGCTTCGATCGCGCCCTCGACGACCTGCGCGCGCTCGTGCGCATCCCCTCGGTCGCGTGGGACGACTACGATCACGCGCACGTGCAGGCGAGCGCCGAGGCCGTCGCCGCCCTCGCGGAGGGCACCGGGGTGTTCGAGCGCGTGAGCATCGAGCGCGCGCCCATCGGCGACACCGACGAGCTCGGCCAGCCCGCGGTGCTCGCGGTGCGCCCCGCGAAGGCCGGCAGGCCGACCATCCTGCTCTACGCGCACCACGACGTGCAGCCGTGGGGCGACGAGGCGCTGTGGCGCACGCCGCCGTTCGAGCCCACCGAGATCGACGGCCGCCTCTACGGCCGCGGCGCCTCCGACGACAAGGCCGGCGTCATCACGCACATCGCCGCGATCCGCGCGCTCGCCGAGGTCGCCGATCCCGAGGTCGGCCTCGCCCTCTTCATCGAGGGGGAGGAGGAGCACGGCTCGCGCTCGTTCCAGCGCTTCCTCGCGCTCCACGCCGACGTGCTGAGCGCCGATGTCATCGTCGTCGCCGACAGCGACAACTGGTCGACCGAGATCCCCTCGCTCACCGTCGCGCTCCGCGGCAACGTCGCGTGCAACGTGCGGCTCACGACGCTCGAGCACGCGAGCCACTCCGGCATGTTCGGCGGCGCCGTGCCCGACGCGATGCTCGCGTTCTCGCGCCTCGCCGCGACCCTCTGGAACGCCGACGGCTCGGTCGCGGTCGAGGGCCTCACCGAGGCCGAGCTCGAGGTGCCCGAGCAGTCCGAGCAGCACGTGCGCGACGAGGCCGGCACGCTCGACGGCGTCGACCTCATCGGGTCCGGCCCCGTGCTCGCGCGCATGTGGGCGAAGCCCTCCATCACCATCACCGGCATCGACGCGCCGAGCGTCCGCGACGCATCCAACACGATCCTGCCGACCGTGCGCTTCCGCCTCTCGGCGAGGATCGCCCCGGGGCAGTCGGCCGCCGACGCGTTCGCGGCGCTCCAGCGCCACATCGCCGCGCACGCGCCCTTCGGCGCGCACGTCGAGTACGACGGCGTCGACCTCGGCGACCCGTTCCTCGTCGACACGACCGGCTGGGGCGCGACCGAGGCGAAGCGGGCGATGGCGGATGCGTGGGGTGCGGAGCCCGTCGAGGCCGGCATCGGCGGGTCCATCCCGTTCATCGCCGACCTCGTCGCCCAGTTCCCGCAGGCGCAGATCCTCGTGACCGGCGTCGAGGACCCCGCGACCATGGCGCACAGCCCCAACGAGTCGCAGCACCTCGGCGTGCTGCGGAAGGCGATCGCCGCGGAGGCGCTGCTGCTCTCGCGCGCCTCGGAGCGCCAGGAGTAG
- a CDS encoding HesB/IscA family protein: protein MTDVLTHGVTLTDTAADKVRRLLDQEGRDDLRLRVAVQPGGCSGLIYQLYFDERVLDGDAVRDFDGVEVIVDRMSVPYLDGSTIDFEDTIQKQGFTMDNPNAEGSCACGDSFH, encoded by the coding sequence ATGACGGATGTCCTGACGCACGGCGTCACCCTCACCGACACGGCGGCCGACAAGGTGCGCCGCCTGCTCGACCAGGAGGGCCGCGACGACCTGCGCCTGCGCGTGGCCGTGCAGCCAGGCGGCTGCTCGGGCCTGATCTACCAGCTGTACTTCGACGAGCGCGTGCTCGACGGCGACGCGGTGCGCGACTTCGACGGCGTCGAGGTGATCGTCGACCGAATGAGCGTGCCCTACCTCGACGGCTCGACGATCGACTTCGAGGACACCATCCAGAAGCAGGGCTTCACGATGGACAACCCCAACGCCGAGGGCTCGTGCGCGTGCGGGGACTCGTTCCACTAG
- the ctaC gene encoding aa3-type cytochrome oxidase subunit II, which translates to MRNRRSRWIAAPVAVVVALVLAGCTQTQLQGWMPSTSGLTNHVDRIMGLWTTSWIVLMAVGLITWGLMIWAAVAYRRRKGQTGLPVQLRYHMPMEIFFTIVPVILVAGFFAFTARDQAIIEEPIEDPDASITVYGKRWAWDFVYEREGQDPVYYQGLQAMNDPETNLIDPDSLPTLYLPTDSSIEITLEARDVAHSFWVVEFLYKKDMLPGVTNHMYFETGSEEGVFRGKCAELCGEYHSLMLFNVELVSPEEYDAYLESLEAEGNVGAIDESINPFSGDGSIDPERDENVDTTEGE; encoded by the coding sequence TTGCGCAATCGTCGATCTCGCTGGATCGCGGCCCCGGTCGCGGTGGTGGTCGCGCTGGTGCTCGCTGGATGCACCCAGACGCAGCTGCAGGGATGGATGCCGTCGACGTCCGGTCTGACGAACCACGTCGACCGGATCATGGGCCTGTGGACGACCTCGTGGATCGTGCTGATGGCCGTGGGTCTCATCACGTGGGGCCTCATGATCTGGGCCGCCGTCGCGTACCGTCGCCGCAAGGGCCAGACGGGCCTGCCGGTGCAGCTGCGGTACCACATGCCGATGGAGATCTTCTTCACGATCGTGCCCGTCATCCTGGTCGCCGGCTTCTTCGCGTTCACCGCGCGTGACCAGGCCATCATCGAGGAGCCCATCGAGGATCCCGACGCCTCGATCACCGTCTACGGCAAGCGCTGGGCGTGGGACTTCGTCTACGAGCGCGAGGGCCAGGACCCGGTCTACTACCAGGGCCTCCAGGCGATGAACGACCCCGAGACGAACCTGATCGACCCGGACTCGCTGCCGACGCTCTACCTGCCGACCGACTCGTCGATCGAGATCACGCTCGAGGCGCGCGACGTGGCGCACTCGTTCTGGGTCGTGGAGTTCCTCTACAAGAAGGACATGCTCCCCGGCGTCACCAACCACATGTACTTCGAGACGGGCTCGGAGGAGGGCGTCTTCCGCGGCAAGTGCGCGGAGCTGTGCGGCGAGTACCACTCGCTCATGCTCTTCAACGTCGAGCTGGTCAGCCCCGAGGAGTACGACGCGTACCTCGAGAGCCTCGAGGCCGAGGGCAACGTCGGCGCGATCGACGAGTCGATCAACCCCTTCTCGGGCGATGGCAGCATCGACCCCGAGCGCGACGAGAACGTCGACACGACGGAAGGCGAGTAG
- the ctaD gene encoding aa3-type cytochrome oxidase subunit I, producing the protein MTATATPGTRAPISPSAHRKGNVLVSWITSTDHKTIGYLYLITSVLFFMIGGVMALLIRAQLFAPGLEIVPTEEQYNQLFTMHGTIMLLMFATPLFAGFANVMMPLHIGAPDVAFPRLNALAYWMFTFGSLIALAGFLTPQGAASFGWFAYTPLSTAAFSPGMGGHLWALGLGLSGFGTIMGGVNFITTIITMRAPGMTMFRMSIFTWNILITSLLVIVVFPVLAAAIFGLAIDRIFGGHIYDPANGGAVLWQHLFWFFGHPEVYIIALPFFGIISEVIPVFARKPIFGYNTLVGATIAIAALSVTVWAHHMYVTGTVLLPWFALMTMLIAVPTGVKIFNWIGTMWRGSITWESPMLWAFGFLVTFTFGGLTGVILASPPLDFHISDTYFVVAHFHYVVFGTVVFAMFSGFYFWWPKWTGKMLNDRLGHVHFWMLFIGFHMTFLVQHWLGVVGMPRRYYTYLAEDGFTWMNQLSTVGAMILGLSMVPFLWNVWITARTAPKVEVDDPWGTGRSLEWATSCPPPRHNFTHIPRIRSESPAFDLHHPNAGPQYGVGPLKDAPDRPVVDLSKGEVR; encoded by the coding sequence ATGACCGCCACGGCCACGCCCGGCACCCGGGCACCCATCAGCCCCAGCGCGCACCGCAAGGGCAACGTGCTCGTCAGCTGGATCACCTCCACTGACCACAAGACGATCGGGTACCTCTACCTGATCACCTCCGTGCTGTTCTTCATGATCGGCGGCGTCATGGCGCTGCTGATCCGCGCCCAGCTCTTCGCGCCGGGCCTGGAGATCGTGCCGACCGAGGAGCAGTACAACCAGCTCTTCACGATGCACGGCACGATCATGCTGCTGATGTTCGCGACGCCGCTGTTCGCGGGCTTCGCGAACGTCATGATGCCGCTGCACATCGGTGCGCCCGACGTCGCCTTCCCGCGGCTGAACGCGCTCGCGTACTGGATGTTCACGTTCGGCTCGCTCATCGCGCTCGCCGGCTTCCTGACCCCGCAGGGTGCGGCCTCGTTCGGCTGGTTCGCCTACACCCCGCTCAGCACCGCGGCGTTCTCGCCCGGCATGGGCGGTCACCTGTGGGCGCTCGGCCTCGGCCTCTCGGGCTTCGGCACGATCATGGGTGGTGTCAACTTCATCACCACGATCATCACGATGCGCGCGCCCGGCATGACGATGTTCCGGATGTCGATCTTCACCTGGAACATCCTCATCACGTCGCTGCTCGTGATCGTCGTCTTCCCGGTGCTCGCGGCCGCGATCTTCGGCCTCGCGATCGACCGCATCTTCGGCGGCCACATCTATGACCCCGCCAACGGCGGAGCGGTGCTCTGGCAGCACCTGTTCTGGTTCTTCGGCCACCCCGAGGTGTACATCATCGCGCTGCCGTTCTTCGGCATCATCTCCGAGGTCATCCCGGTCTTCGCGCGCAAGCCGATCTTCGGCTACAACACCCTCGTCGGCGCGACGATCGCGATCGCGGCGCTCTCGGTCACGGTGTGGGCGCACCACATGTACGTCACCGGCACGGTGCTGCTGCCGTGGTTCGCGCTCATGACGATGCTGATCGCGGTGCCCACGGGCGTGAAGATCTTCAACTGGATCGGCACGATGTGGCGCGGCTCCATCACGTGGGAGTCGCCGATGCTCTGGGCGTTCGGCTTCCTCGTGACGTTCACGTTCGGCGGCCTCACCGGCGTCATCCTCGCCTCGCCGCCGCTCGACTTCCACATCTCCGACACGTACTTCGTGGTGGCGCACTTCCACTACGTGGTGTTCGGCACGGTCGTGTTCGCCATGTTCTCCGGCTTCTACTTCTGGTGGCCGAAGTGGACGGGCAAGATGCTCAACGACCGCCTCGGGCACGTGCACTTCTGGATGCTGTTCATCGGCTTCCACATGACGTTCCTCGTGCAGCACTGGCTCGGCGTCGTCGGCATGCCGCGCCGGTACTACACGTACCTCGCCGAGGACGGGTTCACCTGGATGAACCAGCTCTCGACGGTCGGCGCGATGATCCTCGGCCTCTCGATGGTGCCGTTCCTCTGGAACGTCTGGATCACGGCGCGCACCGCGCCGAAGGTCGAGGTCGACGACCCGTGGGGCACCGGCCGGTCGCTCGAGTGGGCGACGAGCTGCCCGCCGCCGCGCCACAACTTCACGCACATCCCGCGCATCCGCTCGGAGTCGCCGGCGTTCGACCTGCACCACCCCAACGCTGGGCCGCAGTACGGCGTCGGACCGCTGAAGGATGCACCGGACCGTCCGGTCGTCGATCTCTCGAAGGGCGAGGTGCGCTGA
- the ctaF gene encoding aa3-type cytochrome oxidase subunit IV, with the protein MRANIILLAILAVFFYLCAAVYTLWHMGSYGGQVEWAGTLGLGLTGVMATLIGFYLVLVYRGQGGEVAMDRMDAELDDDDPDQGHFSPWSWWPIGLAAAFALVFLSFTGPTFLLPIAAVLLLVMLTGWVYEYYRGNFSR; encoded by the coding sequence ATGCGCGCGAACATCATCCTGCTGGCGATCCTCGCCGTGTTCTTCTACCTGTGCGCCGCGGTCTACACGCTGTGGCACATGGGCTCCTACGGCGGCCAGGTCGAGTGGGCCGGCACGCTGGGCCTGGGCCTGACGGGTGTCATGGCGACGCTCATCGGCTTCTACCTCGTGCTGGTCTACCGCGGCCAGGGCGGCGAGGTCGCGATGGACCGCATGGACGCCGAGCTGGACGACGACGACCCCGACCAGGGGCACTTCTCGCCCTGGAGCTGGTGGCCGATCGGCCTCGCGGCCGCGTTCGCGCTCGTGTTCCTCTCGTTCACGGGCCCGACGTTCCTCCTGCCGATCGCCGCAGTGCTGCTGCTGGTGATGCTCACCGGCTGGGTCTACGAGTACTACCGCGGCAACTTCAGCCGCTGA
- a CDS encoding FAD-binding dehydrogenase translates to MAAHTTDVIVIGSGLAGLVAASTALDRGRTVTIVEQEGPQSIGGQAFWSFGGLFLVDSPEQRRLGIDDSLELAWEDWDRSAGFDRDEDEWARRWADAYLDFAHRDLRPWLRELGVGLFPIVGHAERGARTPGGHGNTVPRFHIVWGTGPGLVAPFTRRLRDAVRAGRARLAFRHRATALVSEGGRIVGVRGERLADDVTVRGEPSSREAVGAFELRGESVVVATGGIGGELERVRELWPARLGSAPREAVRGVPVHVDGSGLALAEAAGARLVNGDRMWHYTEGIRNWDPIWPDHGIRILPGPSSLWLDHRGNRLPSPNYPGFDTLSTLEHLRSVGAEHSWFVLTQSIVEKEFTLSGSEQNPDLTGRSLAKLAQRILPGAPAPVQAFLDHGEDFVVADRLTALLDGMERLGPGVDRAAVVAAIHERDDAVADPTSTDPQAVEIRRAREYVGDRLVRTAAPHRILDERHWPLIAVRLRTLTRKTLGGIQTDLDSRALGADGEPIPGLFAVGEAAGFGGGGVHGYRALEGTFLGGCLHTGLRAGRAV, encoded by the coding sequence ATGGCCGCGCACACCACCGACGTCATCGTGATCGGCAGCGGCCTCGCGGGCCTCGTCGCCGCATCCACCGCGCTCGACCGCGGGCGAACGGTCACGATCGTCGAGCAGGAGGGCCCGCAGTCGATCGGCGGCCAGGCCTTCTGGTCGTTCGGCGGCCTCTTCCTCGTCGACTCCCCCGAGCAGCGTCGGCTCGGCATCGACGACTCGCTCGAGCTCGCGTGGGAGGACTGGGATCGCTCCGCCGGCTTCGACCGCGATGAGGACGAGTGGGCGCGCCGCTGGGCCGACGCCTACCTCGACTTCGCGCACCGCGACCTGCGGCCGTGGCTGCGGGAGCTCGGGGTCGGGCTCTTCCCGATCGTCGGCCACGCCGAGCGCGGCGCGCGCACGCCGGGCGGGCACGGCAACACGGTGCCGCGCTTCCACATCGTGTGGGGAACGGGCCCCGGGCTCGTCGCGCCCTTCACCCGGCGGCTGCGGGATGCGGTGCGCGCCGGCCGCGCCCGGCTCGCGTTCCGCCACCGCGCGACCGCGCTCGTCAGCGAGGGCGGCCGGATCGTCGGCGTGCGCGGCGAGCGGCTCGCCGACGACGTCACGGTGCGCGGTGAGCCCTCGAGCCGCGAGGCGGTGGGCGCGTTCGAGCTGCGCGGCGAGAGCGTCGTCGTGGCCACCGGCGGCATCGGCGGCGAGCTCGAGCGCGTGCGCGAGCTGTGGCCCGCGCGACTCGGCTCCGCCCCTCGCGAGGCGGTGCGCGGCGTGCCCGTGCACGTCGACGGCTCCGGCCTCGCGCTCGCCGAGGCGGCCGGTGCACGGCTCGTGAACGGCGACCGCATGTGGCACTACACCGAGGGCATCCGCAACTGGGATCCCATCTGGCCCGACCACGGCATCCGCATCCTGCCCGGTCCCTCGAGCCTGTGGCTCGACCACCGAGGCAACCGGCTCCCCTCCCCCAACTACCCCGGCTTCGACACGCTCTCGACGCTCGAGCACCTGCGCAGCGTCGGCGCCGAGCACTCGTGGTTCGTGCTCACGCAGTCGATCGTCGAGAAGGAGTTCACGCTCTCGGGCTCCGAGCAGAACCCCGACCTCACCGGCCGCAGCCTCGCGAAGCTCGCGCAGCGCATCCTGCCCGGTGCGCCCGCGCCCGTGCAGGCGTTCCTCGACCACGGCGAGGACTTCGTCGTCGCCGACAGGCTCACGGCGCTGCTCGACGGCATGGAGCGCCTCGGACCCGGCGTCGACCGCGCGGCCGTCGTCGCCGCGATCCACGAGCGCGACGACGCCGTCGCCGACCCGACCTCGACCGACCCGCAGGCGGTCGAGATCCGCCGCGCCCGCGAGTACGTCGGCGACCGGCTCGTGCGCACCGCCGCGCCCCACCGCATCCTCGACGAGCGCCACTGGCCGCTCATCGCCGTGCGGCTGCGCACCCTCACGCGCAAGACCCTCGGCGGCATCCAGACCGACCTCGACTCGCGCGCGCTCGGCGCCGACGGCGAACCGATCCCGGGGCTCTTCGCGGTCGGTGAGGCGGCCGGCTTCGGCGGCGGGGGCGTGCATGGCTACCGCGCCCTCGAGGGCACGTTCCTGGGCGGATGCCTGCACACCGGCCTGCGGGCCGGGCGCGCGGTCTGA
- a CDS encoding globin, with protein MTQQTLFDAVGGEPFFRSLVHEFYERVWADAVLRPMYPQDDRAGAEDRLALFLMQYWGGPGTYSAQRGHPRLRMRHHPFPIDLDARERWIAAMHGALDALAPAPLHRAELEDYFDRAATAMINHNPLLRQR; from the coding sequence ATGACGCAGCAGACGCTCTTCGACGCGGTCGGCGGCGAGCCGTTCTTCCGCAGCCTCGTGCACGAGTTCTACGAGCGGGTGTGGGCGGATGCGGTGCTGCGGCCCATGTACCCGCAGGACGACCGCGCCGGGGCCGAGGACCGCCTCGCGCTCTTCCTCATGCAGTACTGGGGCGGCCCCGGCACCTACAGCGCCCAGCGCGGCCACCCGCGGCTGCGCATGCGCCACCACCCCTTCCCGATCGACCTCGACGCGCGCGAGCGATGGATCGCCGCGATGCACGGCGCCCTCGACGCGCTCGCGCCCGCGCCGCTGCACCGGGCCGAGCTCGAGGACTACTTCGATCGCGCCGCGACCGCGATGATCAACCACAACCCGCTGCTCCGCCAGCGGTAG
- a CDS encoding mechanosensitive ion channel family protein yields MQQTAAEGWEAVAEWWAAWGQPIGIVLVIVGAFIAYWIVKAIVSRVVHEVVTGVKRKADAADTEALANSPLAQVRVVQRTRAIGSVLNTLAGWVIGAFALIVILSILGVNAASLVAMAGFLGAAAGVGAQGIIKDFLNGLFMVFEDQLGIGDTVDLGEASGVVESVGIRVTQVRDVHGTLWYVRNGEIVRVGNESQGWARVVIDQAVPYEADIDAVTERLLDVATAMSEEPEWLGRIIDKPAVWGIESVSAEAVVVRLVVKTRASAKYEAGRELRRRVKEGLDELGVTLPSLQKIVVKGMEERA; encoded by the coding sequence GTGCAGCAGACCGCAGCCGAGGGGTGGGAGGCCGTCGCCGAGTGGTGGGCGGCCTGGGGCCAGCCGATCGGCATCGTGCTCGTCATCGTCGGCGCGTTCATCGCGTACTGGATCGTCAAGGCGATCGTCAGCCGCGTCGTGCACGAGGTGGTCACGGGCGTCAAGCGCAAGGCCGACGCCGCCGACACCGAGGCGCTCGCCAACTCGCCCCTCGCGCAGGTGCGCGTGGTGCAGCGCACCCGCGCGATCGGCAGCGTGCTCAACACGCTCGCCGGCTGGGTGATCGGCGCGTTCGCGCTCATCGTCATCCTCAGCATCCTCGGCGTGAACGCCGCGTCGCTCGTCGCGATGGCGGGCTTCCTCGGCGCTGCGGCCGGCGTCGGAGCGCAGGGCATCATCAAGGACTTCCTGAACGGGCTGTTCATGGTGTTCGAGGACCAGCTCGGCATCGGCGACACCGTCGACCTCGGCGAGGCGTCGGGCGTCGTCGAGTCGGTCGGCATCCGCGTGACGCAGGTGCGCGACGTGCACGGCACCCTCTGGTACGTGCGCAACGGCGAGATCGTCCGCGTCGGCAACGAGTCGCAGGGCTGGGCGCGCGTCGTGATCGACCAGGCGGTGCCGTACGAGGCCGACATCGACGCGGTCACCGAGCGGCTGCTCGACGTCGCGACGGCGATGAGCGAGGAGCCCGAGTGGCTCGGCCGCATCATCGACAAGCCCGCCGTGTGGGGCATCGAGTCGGTCTCCGCCGAGGCCGTCGTCGTGCGGCTCGTCGTCAAGACGCGCGCGAGCGCGAAGTACGAGGCGGGCCGCGAGCTGCGCCGCCGCGTCAAGGAGGGCCTCGACGAGCTCGGCGTGACGCTGCCGTCGCTGCAGAAGATCGTCGTCAAGGGCATGGAGGAGCGCGCATGA